In Herpetosiphonaceae bacterium, the genomic window CCCTGGTCCGCGCCCCGGTACAACTGCTCGACCTTCGCCAACGCCAATCGGAGCGGTTGCAGCACCTCTTGTTCGGGCACGTCGTCTTCGGGAAAGTCTACCAGCGCCGTCAGATAGGCCAGCGCGCCGATTAGCTCATCCCGCGCCGCGCGCACCTCCCGCGACAAACGCCCGCCAAGCTGGTCGAGCGCAAGCTGAAGGCCGGTCTGGGTCCGCGCCTGGATCAGATCGAGCGTTGCCTCGGCCTGTGCCAGATCGATCCGCCCGTTGAGAAAGGCGCGCAGCGTAAACTCTCCCGGCTCGGCCAGGCGCGCGCCAGCGCTCAGGGCCAGCTCAAGCGTCCGGCGCAGCGGCAGCGCGCCGCCGTGGCAGTGGATCTCGATCACATCCTCGCGGGTGTAAGAGCGCGGCGCTCTGAAGTAGACCGCCATCGCCTCATCCACCGTCCGGCCCGCGTCGTCCACGATGCGTCCGTAGCGCATCATCTGCGGCCTGTAGCTCGCGCTGCCGCGCATCGGCTTGAAGAGACGCTGCAACATGTCGAGCGCGTCGGGTCCGCTCAGCCGCACGATGCCCACGCCGCCCTCGCCCACGGGCGTGGCAATCGCCGCGATTGTGTCAGTGTAAAGCATAGGATTCGATCTGCTGAGGCCGCCCTTCGATCGCCCAGCCGCCGTATCCCTGGCCGGTCTGAGGCAATCCCTGGAGATGGCAAAAGCCGCAGGTCGGCGCGGCGGGGTGATTCATCGGCGGCGCGTTCTCGGCGCTGGCTGCCGTGGTGTGGCACGCGATGCAGCTCTCGGTGGGGACGGTAATGTCGTGGCCGGGCAGATTCTCGACATCCGGCCCGATCGCGGCGGCAATGCCCCAGGCCCACGCGAACAAGATCACCAGCGCCAGCAGCAGGTACATCGTGCGCATCGGCCAGCTCCGCATCAGCTTACGGTAGCGCGCGCGCGCCGCCTCGATGTCGAACTGCGGCGGCTCGTCCGGTGCCGGATGTGATGGTTGATTAGACATAATCTCTATCGGTTGTTTCGAGTTTCGAGTTCCAGATTCAACGTTTCGGGCTTAAAGTTTCCGTTGTTCTTTGTTCGCTTGTTCGTTTGTTCCCTTGTTCCTCAGACTGACGGCATCAACAACAATCCGCCCCGGCGTCCGCTACCTCGAAGGTCTGATCCGGCGCGACCTCAGGCCAGTGCAGCATCAACACCGGCAGTTGGCTGCCCGGCGCGACGTGGGTCATGCCTTCGGGGACGATCATCAGGCCGTCGGCGTGCATCATCGACGTGAGCACACCGCTGCCCTGCTCGCCCGTGAGATGCGCCACCCAGAGGGTACCCGATTCGCCATCGCGCTGCTCGAGCCGCACCCGCACGTACTGCCGCCGGTCGGCGCGATCGGTGAGCGAGCCGGTGAAGGTCGCGCGGATCACGGGCCGGACGTAGCCGTCGCGTCCCTGCATCTTGAGCAGCGCCGGACGCCCGAATAGCTCGAAGACGACCATTGCCGAGACGGGGTTGCCGGGCAGCCCCAGCAGCGGCACGTCCGCGATGTGTCCGAACGCCACGGGCTTGCCGGGCTTCATCTTGACGCGCCAGAACTCCATGTTTCCGCGCTGTTGCAGCACCTTTTTGACCACATCGTAATCGCCCACGGAGACGCCGCCGGAGGTCAGGAACAGATCCGCGCCCCAGGCCAGCGCCTCGTTCAGCCGATCGTTCAGTTCGGTCTCGGTGTCGCGCGCGATCGGCAGTTGCAGCGCCTCGCCGCCAGCCGCGATCACCTGGGCGGCGTTGGAGTAGCCGTTGGCGTTGCGGATCTGACCAGGGCCGGGCCGCTCGCTCACATCCACCAGCTCATCGCCGGTCGCCAGGATCGCCACCCGGGGCCGCCGATAAACGGGCACAGTCGCCGCTCCCACGGTCGCCAGCACGCCGATCTCCGCCGGACGGATCAGTGTGCCGCGCCGCGCCACGGCAGTACCAGCGCGAACGTCCTCGCCTGCCGCCCGCACGCTTGCCCCGACGGGCACGCGCTTGAAGACGCGCACGCGTCCCTGCTGATGCAGCGCGTCGGGCCGCCCCTCGTCCGTCTCCTCGAACGGCACGACCGTATCGGCCCGTGGCGGCATCGGCGCGCCGGTCATGATCCGAATTGCCGTGCCCGGCTCGACCGCCACGTCGGCGGTGCCGCCAGCCGGTACTTCGCCTAAAATTCGCAATATCACCGGCCTGTCGACGGCGGCGCTCTGCACGTCCGCTCCCAGCACGGCATAGCCATCCATCGCCGAGTTCGCAAAGGGCGGCACGTCGATGTCAGCGCTTACGTCTGCCGCCAGCACCCGGCCAAGCGCCTGCAACAGCGGCACCGTCTCGGCGGAAAGTGGGGAAAAGTGGCGCAATAGCTCTGCCCGCGCCTCCTCAACCGAGCGCAGCACGATCGTATCCGGCATACGTTGCTCCATCACCCGTCGATCTCCATGACAAATCCATGACACTTTTTCATAGTTCCTCGGTCATAGCAGCAGTATAGCAGTGGGCCGATCGTCCGACAAGGACACCTGGCGAGCAGCCGCGCCTGGAGCCGATTCTTTAAAGGGAATAGAACATATGTGTCAAACCTATTTTGTGAGATTGTTCATCAAATCCCTAAATTAGTACCGTTGGCTCTTGAAAATGGAGTATAGTGTGATATATAATCGCAAAGTAGGTGGGGAAAAGTGGGGAAAAGTGGGGAATAAGAACGAGTGTTCTAAAATCCCGGCTTTACAACGAAACGGGACAACGCCGTATGTTTCTTGGGGAATACGAACATAGCATTGACTCAAAGGGCCGCGTTGCCGTCCCGGCGAAATTCCGCACTCAGCTTGAGGGCGGTCTGGTCGTTACACGTGGCTTCGAGCGCTGCTTGCAAGTATATCCCATGGAACAATGGCAGGCGTTGTCAGAGCGCGTCAGCAGCCTGCCGCTTGGCTCGACCGAAGCGCGCCAGCTGCGCCGACTCTTATTCGCCAGCGCGTTCGACACTGAGGTCGACAAGCAGGGCCGCATTCTGCTACCGGCTGGCCTGCGCGAGTACGCGAGCATTGGCGATACGGCGGTAGTGGCGGGCATGAACAGCTACTTCGAGATCTGGTCGCAGGAGGCGTGGGAAGCCGCGATGGAAGATCTCGACGAGTCGGCCAGCGTGATCGCGGCGCAGATGGCGGAGATTGGGATTTAGGGACGAAAGAACAGGGGAAGAAG contains:
- the mraZ gene encoding division/cell wall cluster transcriptional repressor MraZ — encoded protein: MFLGEYEHSIDSKGRVAVPAKFRTQLEGGLVVTRGFERCLQVYPMEQWQALSERVSSLPLGSTEARQLRRLLFASAFDTEVDKQGRILLPAGLREYASIGDTAVVAGMNSYFEIWSQEAWEAAMEDLDESASVIAAQMAEIGI
- a CDS encoding tRNA uridine-5-carboxymethylaminomethyl(34) synthesis GTPase MnmE, which produces MLYTDTIAAIATPVGEGGVGIVRLSGPDALDMLQRLFKPMRGSASYRPQMMRYGRIVDDAGRTVDEAMAVYFRAPRSYTREDVIEIHCHGGALPLRRTLELALSAGARLAEPGEFTLRAFLNGRIDLAQAEATLDLIQARTQTGLQLALDQLGGRLSREVRAARDELIGALAYLTALVDFPEDDVPEQEVLQPLRLALAKVEQLYRGADQG
- the glp gene encoding gephyrin-like molybdotransferase Glp, with translation MPDTIVLRSVEEARAELLRHFSPLSAETVPLLQALGRVLAADVSADIDVPPFANSAMDGYAVLGADVQSAAVDRPVILRILGEVPAGGTADVAVEPGTAIRIMTGAPMPPRADTVVPFEETDEGRPDALHQQGRVRVFKRVPVGASVRAAGEDVRAGTAVARRGTLIRPAEIGVLATVGAATVPVYRRPRVAILATGDELVDVSERPGPGQIRNANGYSNAAQVIAAGGEALQLPIARDTETELNDRLNEALAWGADLFLTSGGVSVGDYDVVKKVLQQRGNMEFWRVKMKPGKPVAFGHIADVPLLGLPGNPVSAMVVFELFGRPALLKMQGRDGYVRPVIRATFTGSLTDRADRRQYVRVRLEQRDGESGTLWVAHLTGEQGSGVLTSMMHADGLMIVPEGMTHVAPGSQLPVLMLHWPEVAPDQTFEVADAGADCC